From one Mytilus galloprovincialis chromosome 13, xbMytGall1.hap1.1, whole genome shotgun sequence genomic stretch:
- the LOC143055910 gene encoding solute carrier family 25 member 35-like has translation MPGRPHEEMLLGGFAAVGAGFFTNPLEVVKTRMQLQGELKARGHYAVHYRNSLHAIYTIFKSDGIFRLQSGLVPALWYQLFMNGMRLGSYQIMTNLGLLNGSDGKVSFLKSILGGASAGCVGAIVGSPFYMVKTQLQSRSASSIAVGYQHGHGSMVEGFSNILKEHGIGGLWRGVTGAMFRVMIGSAAQLTTFSTAKEYILSLKVFNDTSILIPFCSSIVSGIVLTVFMTPPDVMCTRLYNQGVDANGKGLYYKNLLDCGVKIMKKEGPWGFYKGWGPSFLRIAPHSVLSLMFWDQLRKTYEKLYHKHIEIDIPDSVKSSE, from the exons ATGCCTGGAAGGCCCCATGAAGAAATGCTGCTTGGTGGGTTTGCAGCTGTCGGAGCAGGGTTTTTCACCAATCCCCTTGAAGTTGTAAAAACACGTATGCAACTGCAAGGTGAACTTAAAGCAAGAGGACACTATGCTGTTCATTATCGCAATTCTCTTCATGCCATTTACACAATATTCAAAAGTGATGGAATCTTTCGACTACAGAGTGGACTGGTTCCTGCCCTGTGGTACCAGTTGTTTATGAATGGGATGAGGTTAGGATCATACCAGATCATGACTAATTTAGGACTATTAAATGGAAGTGATGGTAAAGTCAGTTTTCTAAAGAGTATATTAGGTGGAGCTTCCGCTGGCTGTGTTGGGGCAATAGTTGGAAGTCCATTTTATATg GTTAAAACACAACTTCAGAGTAGATCAGCTAGTTCTATTGCTGTAGGATACCAGCACGGACATGGAAGCATGGTAGAAGGATTTTCTAATATCCTTAAGGAGCATGGTATAGGAGGCTTATGGAGAGGAGTAACTGGTGCCATGTTCAGGGTAATGATTGGATCTGCTGCTCAACTCACAACTTTTTCTACTGCCAAAGAATATATACTTAGTTTGAAG GTATTCAATGACACATCGATACTCATTCCATTCTGTTCTAGTATAGTTAGTGGTATTGTATTGACAGTGTTTATGACTCCGCCTGATGTAATGTGTACTCGTTTATATAACCAAGGAGTGGATGCTAATGGAAAAGGACTGTATTATAAAAACCTACTAGACTGTGGTGTTAAAATCATGAAAAAGGAGGGACCATGGGGATTTTATAAAGGCTGGGGACCATCCTTTTTAAGGATTGCTCCTCATTCTGTTCTTAGTTTGATGTTTTGGGACCAGTTGcgaaaaacatatgaaaaacttTATCATAAACATATAGAAATTGATATTCCAGATTCTGTTAAATCCTCAGAATAG
- the LOC143057563 gene encoding alanine--glyoxylate aminotransferase-like: protein MEKLRILFRPRTGIVLNVLCKQKTCRFRIPKSKMSSVSNPPQSLLKPMVIPQKLLMGPGPSNSSPRILSASALPMLGHLHPEFTKIMDEVKEGTRYLFQTRNNWTVCVSGTGHAAMEAAVCNLLEPGETTLSCVNGLWGERYADMARRNGAIAETINKPMGQVFNLQEIEEGLQKYRPVLLFLTHGESSGSTVQPLEGVGKLCHRYNCLLLVDSVAAAGGVPLYADDWEIDCIYTGSQKVLSAPPGASPISFSEKGKEKVLKRKTPVRSFYFDMNHLSNYWGCEENPRRYHHTGPIMSVYALREGFSRLVEDGLENSWATHKKCAEMLHEGVERMGLELFVQDKSVRLPCVTGVKVPAGVNWKEVADYAMNQYKVEISGGLGAQAGKIWRIGIMGYNATPDNVNRVLRALSEALKHVGFKSRL from the exons ATGGAAAAACTACGTATTCTTTTTCGTCCCCGTACCGggattgttttgaatgttttgtgCAAACAAAAAACTTGCCGTTTCAGAATACCAAAGTCAAAGATGAGTTCTGTTTCTAATCCCCCACAAAGTCTTTTGAAGCCAATGGTAATACCACAGAAGCTTCTCATGGGACCAGGACCTTCAAATAGTTCTCCACGGATTTTAAGTGCTTCTGCCTTACCGATGCTTGGACATTTGCATCCAGAATTTACTAAG ATAATGGATGAAGTCAAAGAAGGAACAAGATATTTATTTCAGACCAGAAACAATTGGACTGTATGTGTATCAGGAACAG GTCATGCAGCAATGGAAGCAGCAGTTTGTAACTTACTTGAACCAGGGGAGACTACTCTATCATGTGTAAATGGATTATGGGGAGAAAGATACGCTGACATGGCACGAAGAAATG gtGCAATTGCTGAAACAATAAATAAACCAATGGGTCAAGTTTTTAATCTTCAAGAAATAGAAGAA GGACTACAAAAGTATAGACCTGTGTTATTGTTTTTAACACATGGAGAGTCATCAGGTTCCACTGTACAACCATTAGAAGGTGTAGGAAAACTCTGTCATAG atataaTTGTCTGTTATTGGTAGACTCAGTGGCAGCAGCCGGTGGTGTACCATTATATGCTGATGATTGGG AAATTGACTGTATATACACTGGTTCCCAGAAAGTTTTAAGTGCACCACCAGGAGCCAGTCCAATATCATTTTCAGAAAAAGGGAA AGAGAAGGTATTAAAGAGGAAGACACCAGTTAGATCCTTCTACTTTGATATGAATCATCTATCTAACTATTGGGGATGTGAGGAGAATCCTAGAAG ATATCACCACACAGGCCCTATAATGAGTGTTTATGCTTTGAGAGAGGGATTTTCACGACTAGTAGAAGAT GGTTTAGAAAATAGCTGGGCTACACACAAGAAATGTGCTGAGATGTTACATGAAGGAGTAGAGAGAATGGGTTTGGAACTGTTTGTACAAGATAAG TCTGTCCGTCTCCCATGTGTCACTGGTGTTAAAGTACCAGCAGGTGTTAATTGGAAAGAAGTAGCTGATTATGCCATGAAtca gTATAAGGTCGAGATATCTGGAGGTTTGGGAGCTCAGGCAGGAAAGATATGGAGAATAGGAATTATGGGATACAACGCTACACCTGACAATGTTAATCGTGTTCTCCGAGCATTATCGGAAGCTTTAAAACATGTAGGATTTAAATCAAGGCTGTGA
- the LOC143056061 gene encoding neuronal acetylcholine receptor subunit alpha-6-like → MRFCELAVIYITFISNIQFSLTASHSSVTLLYDRLTTYNYSYIRPESDLNTATTVGFKFFLVNLQDLDDNNSKFSVTGFFEINWRDNNLTWDPTYYDNTDSIRIPSGYMWKPHLLIGNPYADAIVISLQQSTIRVYSDGSAYWYPADSYQMSCDADVSYFPFDSQTCEIWLLPWDHGASEINVTLTQTTVDLSSYNPNPTWDYVSSNVYTQSSSNGVHFTMKFKRRPTFFMINIIFPIILLGVLNVFVFVLPADSGERVGFSITLLLSIAVFMTIIADSLPNTSSPRLSSVVVKLSVDLIISALMMVCTILGLILHHRTDNVPATRFWKCFVRFRQCFLDCRMSKTNAVHAEKNKIPNGIALTDFANKTDENTYGKDEKQDVVTWKDIRVFLDKCLIVLFSSILIIANIGFFMDIVAGIN, encoded by the coding sequence ATGAGGTTTTGTGAACTAGCAGTAATTTATATAACGTTTATCAGTAATATACAATTCAGCCTCACTGCCTCACATTCGTCCGTAACCTTGCTGTACGACCGATTGACTACATACAATTACAGTTATATCAGACCAGAATCAGATCTTAATACAGCAACAACAGTTGGGTTCAAGTTCTTTCTTGTGAACCTTCAAGATCTAGATGACAACAACAGCAAATTTTCTGTAACAGggttttttgaaataaattggaGGGACAATAATTTAACATGGGATCCAACATATTATGATAACACAGATTCAATCCGTATTCCGTCGGGATACATGTGGAAACCTCATCTGCTTATTGGAAACCCCTATGCAGATGCTATTGTGATATCCTTACAGCAATCTACAATCCGTGTTTACTCTGACGGTTCAGCGTACTGGTACCCTGCCGATAGTTACCAGATGTCTTGTGATGCTGATGTGTCTTATTTTCCATTTGATTCTCAGACATGTGAGATCTGGCTGTTACCATGGGATCACGGTGCAAGTGAAATAAATGTGACCCTGACACAAACCACAGTAGATTTGTCTTCCTACAACCCAAATCCAACGTGGGATTATGTTTCGTCAAACGTGTATACACAAAGTAGTTCAAACGGTGTCCATTTTACCATGAAATTCAAAAGAAGACCTACATTTTTTATGATTAACATTATATTTCCGATTATTCTACTTGGAGTGTTGAATGTGTTTGTGTTCGTGTTACCTGCTGACTCTGGAGAACGTGTCGGATTCAGTATAACACTCTTGCTGTCAATTGCCGTTTTTATGACAATCATAGCAGATTCACTGCCTAATACGTCTTCTCCAAGACTATCATCAGTGGTCGTTAAATTGAGTGTTGACCTAATAATCAGTGCGTTAATGATGGTTTGCACGATCTTGGGACTAATTCTTCATCATCGAACTGATAATGTTCCTGCAACAAGATTCTGGAAGTGTTTTGTTAGGTTTCGGCAATGTTTCTTGGATTGTAGAATGTCTAAAACGAATGCTGTACATGCCGAAAAAAACAAAATCCCCAATGGAATAGCACTTACggattttgcaaataaaactgaCGAGAATACATATGGTAAAGATGAAAAACAAGATGTTGTCACATGGAAAGACATAAGAGTATTCTTAGATAAATGTTTGATTGTCTTATTTAGCAGTATTTTGATCATAGCGAATATTGGATTCTTTATGGATATCGTTGCTGGTATCAATTAG